A stretch of Prunus dulcis chromosome 6, ALMONDv2, whole genome shotgun sequence DNA encodes these proteins:
- the LOC117631629 gene encoding glutamate--tRNA ligase, cytoplasmic has product MASMERDTETILSEIKVLSFAAENPPLSVLVAAKLAGISLPTDNSLSADSPHFLHFSDGLKLHGTFVLLRYIGRIANLYGENAIQAARIDEWLEYAPVLSQGSAFENACKQLDDYLEGRSFFVDHSFSIADIAIWSGLAGTGQRWESLRKSKKYQNLSRWFNSLLAEYGDALNEVTATFVGKRGLGKPTETKSKGTQANQESKSVNGDVSEKGKAGSRSTFEVDLPEAEMGKVRLRFAPEPSGFLHIGHSKAALLNQYFAQRYQGQLIVRFDDTNPAKESNEFVDNLLKDIETLGIKYETVTYTSDYFPQLMEMVENLIHQGKAYVDDTPREEMQKERMDGIESKCRKNSVEENLKLWKEMIAGSDRGLQCCVRGKLDMQDPNKSLRDPVYYRCNPMPHHRIGSKYKIYPTYDFACPFVDSIEGITHALRSSEYHDRNAQYYRIQEDMGLRKVHIYEFSRLNMVYTLLSKRKLLWFVQNEKVNGWDDPRFPTVQGIVRRGLKVEALIQFILEQGASKNLNLMEWDKLWTINKKIIDPVCPRHTAIVEERRVLLTLINGPEKPFVRIIPRHKKYEGAGEKATTYTRTIWLESADAESIKVDEEVTLMDWGNAIVKGIEKDQDGNLKLTGVLNLEGSVKTTKLKLTWLPQTDELVKLCLMEFDYLITKKKVEEGEDFLDVLNPCTEKETAALGDSNMRNLKRGDVLQLERKGYYRCDVPYIRSSKPIVLFAIPDGRQQTGFK; this is encoded by the exons ATGGCTTCAATGGAAAGAGATACGGAAACGATTTTGAGTGAGATTAAGGTGCTTTCGTTCGCCGCCGAGAACCCTCCGCTCTCGGTGCTCGTGGCGGCCAAGCTCGCCGGAATTTCTCTCCCCACCGACAACTCGCTATCCGCTGATTCTCCTCATTTTTTGCACTTCTCCGATGG GTTGAAATTGCATGGAACTTTTGTGCTTCTGCGATATATCGGTCGAATTGCTAACTTGTATGGGGAGAATGCAATCCAAGCTGCCCGGATTGATGAGTGGCTTGAGTACGCGCCTGTGCTTTCACAGGGTTCTGCGTTTGAGAATGCATGCAAACAGTTGGATGACTATTTGGAAGGCCGAAGTTTTTTCGTTGATCACTCTTTTTCCATTGCCGATATAGCAATCTGGTCAGGTCTTGCAG GAACTGGGCAAAGATGGGAAAGTTTGAGGAAGTCAAAAAAGTACCAAAACCTTTCTCGGTGGTTCAATTCGCTATTAGCGGAATATGGTGATGCCCTGAATGAAGTCACAGCTACCTTCGTTGGCAAGAGAGGCTTGGGAAAGCCAACAGAAACTAAATCAAAAGGCACTCAAGCCAATCAGGAATCAAAGAGTGTAAATGGAGATGTATCTGAGAAAGGTAAAGCAGGAAGCAGATCAACATTTGAAGTAGATCTGCCAGAAGCTGAGATGGGAAAGGTTCGACTGAGATTTGCCCCCGAACCCAGTGGCTTTCTTCACATTGGGCACTCAAAAGCAGCTTTGTTGAATCAGTATTTTGCTCAAAGGTATCAGGGTCAGCTTATTGTGCGATTTGATGATACAAATCCTGCAAAAGAGAGCAATGAGTTTGTGGACAATCTTCTCAAGGATATTGAGACTTTGGGTATCAAGTATGAAACGGTTACCTATACTTCAGATTACTTCCCTCAGTTGATGGAAATGGTTGAGAATTTGATTCACCAGGGTAAAGCATATGTTGATGACACACCACGTGAGGAGATGCAGAAGGAAAGGATGGATGGCATTGAATCAAAATGCAGAAAAAACAGTGTAGAGGAGAATCTAAAACTATGGAAGGAAATGATTGCTGGTTCTGATAGGGGTCTGCAGTGCTGTGTCCGTGGGAAACTGGATATGCAGGATCCAAACAAATCTCTTCGGGATCCAGTTTATTATCGTTGCAATCCAATGCCACATCATAGGATTGGATCCAAGTACAAGATATACCCAACTTATGATTTTGCGTGTCCCTTTGTTGATTCTATAGAAGGTATTACCCATGCACTTCGATCTAGTGAGTATCACGACCGCAATGCTCAGTACTATCGAATTCAAGAGGACATGGGACTGCGAAaagtacatatatatgaatttaGTAGGTTGAACATGGTTTATACACTTCTCAGCAAGCGCAAGCTTTTGTGGTTCGTTCAAAATGAGAAGGTTAATGGATGGGATGATCCTCGTTTTCCAACTGTTCAAGGAATTGTGCGCAGAGGTCTTAAAGTTGAAGCTTTAATACAATTCATTCTTGAGCAG GGAGCTTCAAAGAATCTCAATCTCATGGAATGGGACAAACTCTGGACCATTAATAAGAAGATAATTGATCCAGTATGTCCAAGACATACTGCGATTGTTGAAGAGCGTCGTGTGTTGTTGACGCTGATTAATGGCCCTGAGAAACCTTTTGTTCGCATCATTCCCAGGCACAAGAAGTACGAAGGTGCTGGAGAGAAGGCGACAACATACACAAGGACGATATGGCTAGAGTCTGCTGATGCAGAGTCCATCAAGGTAGATGAGGAAGTGACCTTGATGGATTGGGGGAATGCCATTGTCAAAGGGATTGAGAAAGACCAAGATGGAAACCTCAAACTCACAGGGGTTTTGAATCTTGAGGGGTCTGTCAAGACGACGAAATTGAAGCTTACATGGCTACCCCAAACAGATGAACTAGTTAAGCTGTGTTTGATGGAGTTTGACTACCTGATCACAAAGAAGAAG GTTGAGGAAGGAGAAGATTTCCTTGATGTACTTAACCCCTGTACAGAAAAGGAGACTGCAGCCCTTGGGGATTCCAACATGCGAAATCTCAAGCGAGGGGATGTATTGCAGCTTGAGAGGAAAGGTTATTACAGATGTGATGTTCCCTACATTAGGTCTTCAAAGCCAATAGTCCTATTCGCAATCCCCGATGGCAGGCAGCAGACCGGATTCAAGTGA
- the LOC117631030 gene encoding phytochrome A isoform X1, translating into MFWEEGGLCIESHNNRLFRSRWSFYVRMSSSRPSDSSTNSGRSRHSARIIAQTTVDAKLHADFEESGSSFDYSNSVRVSGSVGGDQQPRADKVTTAYLHHIQKGKLIQPFGCLLALDEKTFKVIAYSENAPEMLTMVSHAVPSVGDYPVLGVGTDIRTIFTAPSASALHKALGFGEVSLLNPILVHCKTSGKPFYAITHRVTGSLIIDFEPVKPYEVPMTAAGALQSYKLAAKAIARLQSLPSGSMGRLCDTMVQEVFELTGYDRVMAYKFHDDDHGEVVSEITKPGLEPYLGLHYPSTDIPQASRFLFMKNKVRMIVDCCAKQVKVLQDEKLPFDLTLCGSTLRSPHSCHLQYMKNMESIASLVMAVVVNEGDDEVASPDSVQPQKRKRLWGLVVCHNTSPRFVPFPLRYACEFLAQVFAIHVNKEIELEDQMVEKNILRTQTLLCDMLLRDAPLGIVSQSPNIMDLVKCDGAALLYKSKIWRLGITPSDFQLHDIASWLAEYHMDSTGLSTDSLHDAGFPGALALGDVVCGMAAVRITSKDMLFWFRSHTAAEIRWGGAKHESGEKDDGWRMHPRSSFKAFLEVVKSRSLPWKDFEMDAIHSLQLILRNAFKDVETVDGNPNAIHVKLSDLKIEGMQELEAVTSEMVRLIETATVPILAVDVDGLVNGWNTKISELTGLSVDKAIGNHLLSLVEDSSTKMVKRMLDLALHGKEEQNIQFEIKTHGSRSDLGPISLVVNACASRDIRENVVGVCFVAQDITGQKTVMDKFTRIEGDYKAIVQNPNPLIPPIFGTDEFGWCSEWNPAMTKLTGWKREEVIDKMLLGEVFGINIACCPLKSQEAFVNLGIVLNHAMTGQVSEKVPFGFSARSGKHIECLLCVSKKLDSEGSVTGVFCFLQLASPELQQALHVQRLSEQTAVKRSKELSYIKRQIRNPLAGIMFSRKMMEGTELGTEQKQLLHTSAQCQHQLNKILDDSDLDTIIDGYLDLEMVEFTLHEVLLASVSQVMIKSNAKSIRIVHDAAEEIMNETLYGDSLRLQQVLADFLAVSMNFMPTGGQLTIAANLTKDQLGQSVHLVHLEIRITHAGGGIPEGLLNQMFGNDIAISEEGIGLLVSSRLVKLMNGDVRYLREAGKATFIISVELAAAHKLRS; encoded by the exons ATGTTTTGGGAAGAAGGAGGTTTGTGTATCGAGTCGCATAATAACAGGCTGTTCAGAAGTAGGTGGTCTT TTTATGTGAGAATGTCTTCTTCAAGACCCAGCGACTCATCCACCAATTCAGGGCGGTCTAGACACAGTGCTAGAATTATTGCTCAGACAACTGTTGATGCCAAGCTGCATGCAGATTTTGAGGAGTCAGGTAGTTCCTTTGACTACTCGAACTCGGTGCGCGTTAGTGGTTCAGTTGGAGGGGATCAACAACCTAGGGCAGACAAAGTGACCACTGCTTATCTCCATCACATACAGAAAGGCAAGCTGATCCAGCCATTCGGATGCTTGCTAGCCTTAGATGAGAAAACTTTCAAGGTCATTGCATACAGTGAGAATGCCCCTGAAATGCTGACCATGGTCAGTCATGCAGTCCCAAGCGTTGGGGACTACCCTGTTCTTGGCGTAGGAACAGATATAAGAACAATTTTCACTGCCCCTAGTGCCTCTGCATTGCATAAGGCCCTTGGATTCGGAGAGGTTTCTCTCTTGAATCCCATCTTAGTCCATTGCAAGACCTCTGGCAAGCCTTTTTATGCAATAACCCATCGAGTAACGGGCAGTTTGATCATTGACTTCGAGCCAGTGAAGCCTTATGAAGTCCCTATGACTGCTGCTGGGGCCCTGCAGTCATACAAGCTGGCAGCTAAAGCAATTGCCCGATTGCAGTCTTTGCCTAGTGGGAGCATGGGGAGGCTTTGTGATACAATGGTCCAAGAGGTTTTTGAACTCACCGGTTATGACAGGGTGATGGCCTATAAATTTCATGATGATGATCATGGGGAAGTGGTCTCTGAGATTACGAAGCCTGGCCTGGAGCCGTATCTAGGTTTGCATTATCCATCCACTGACATACCTCAGGCTTCGCGGTTCCTATTTATGAAGAATAAGGTCCGAATGATTGTTGACTGTTGTGCAAAACAGGTGAAGGTGCTTCAAGATGAGAAGCTTCCATTTGATCTCACATTGTGCGGTTCAACCCTAAGATCCCCACATAGTTGCCATTTACAATATATGAAGAATATGGAATCTATTGCATCTCTTGTTATGGCAGTAGTGGTTAACGAGGGGGATGATGAGGTAGCCAGTCCTGATTCTGTTCAgcctcaaaaaagaaagagacttTGGGGTTTGGTAGTATGTCATAATACAAGTCCAAGATTTGTTCCTTTCCCTCTCAGGTATGCCTGTGAGTTTCTAGCTCAAGTATTTGCCATCCATGTCAATAAGGAAATAGAGTTGGAAGATCAGATGGTTGAGAAGAACATCCTGCGCACCCAAACGCTGTTGTGTGATATGTTGTTACGAGATGCACCCTTGGGTATTGTGTCACAGAGCCCTAATATTATGGATCTAGTGAAATGTGATGGAGCTGCCCTATTATACAAGAGCAAGATATGGAGACTTGGCATAACTCCAAGTGACTTCCAGCTTCATGACATAGCCTCGTGGCTCGCTGAGTACCATATGGATTCCACAGGTTTGAGTACGGATAGTTTGCATGACGCAGGGTTCCCAGGGGCTCTTGCTCTTGGTGATGTAGTATGTGGAATGGCAGCTGTGAGGATAACTTCCAAGGACATGCTATTCTGGTTTCGATCCCACACTGCGGCAGAAATTCGATGGGGTGGTGCAAAACATGAATCTGGTGAGAAGGATGATGGTTGGAGAATGCACCCTAGATCATCATTCAAGGCTTTCCTTGAAGTTGTCAAGTCAAGGAGCTTACCTTGGAAGGACTTTGAAATGGATGCAATTCATTCTTTGCAGCTTATTCTGAGGAATGCATTCAAAGATGTTGAAACTGTGGATGGAAACCCCAACGCAATCCATGTAAAGCTTAGTGACCTAAAAATTGAAGGCATGCAAGAACTGGAAGCAGTGACAAGCGAGATGGTCCGTTTGATTGAAACAGCCACAGTTCCAATTTTGGCGGTTGATGTTGATGGGCTGGTTAATGGTTGGAATACAAAAATTTCTGAGTTAACAGGTCTCTCTGTTGATAAAGCAATTGGAAACCATTTGCTCTCGCTCGTGGAAGATTCTTCAACTAAAATGGTGAAAAGGATGTTGGACTTGGCGTTGCATG GCAAAGAGGAACAAAACATCCAATTTGAGATAAAAACACATGGTTCTAGGAGTGACCTTGGTCCCATCAGCTTAGTTGTGAATGCTTGTGCCAGCAGAGACATTCGTGAAAATGTTGTGGGGGTTTGTTTTGTGGCCCAGGATATCACTGGTCAGAAGACTGTGATGGACAAGTTCACCCGGATTGAAGGTGATTACAAGGCAATTGTACAGAACCCAAACCCGTTGATCCCCCCAATATTTGGTACTGATGAATTTGGCTGGTGTTCTGAGTGGAATCCAGCGATGACGAAGTTAACTGGGTGGAAACGAGAGGAGGTAATAGATAAAATGCTGTTGGGGGAAGTTTTTGGGATCAACATAGCCTGTTGTCCTCTGAAGAGTCAAGAAGCTTTCGTAAATCTTGGTATTGTACTTAACCATGCCATGACAGGTCAGGTATCCGAAAAGGTTCCTTTTGGTTTCAGTGCTCGCAGTGGAAAGCACATAGAATGCCTGTTGTGTGTGAGCAAGAAATTGGACAGTGAGGGCTCAGTCACTGGGGTGTTTTGCTTCTTGCAGCTAGCTAGCCCAGAGCTGCAACAAGCACTCCATGTCCAGCGCTTGTCAGAACAAACTGCTGTGAAGAGATCGAAAGAATTGTCTTATATTAAAAGGCAGATCCGGAATCCTTTAGCTGGTATAATGTTTTCTCGGAAAATGATGGAGGGTACTGAGTTGGGAACAGAGCAAAAACAGCTTCTGCATACTAGTGCCCAGTGCCAGCACCAGCTCAACAAAATACTAGATGACTCGGATCTTGATACCATCATTGACGG CTACTTGGACCTGGAAATGGTGGAGTTCACTTTGCATGAAGTACTGCTTGCCTCAGTCAGTCAAGTAATGATTAAGAGCAATGCCAAGAGTATCCGGATTGTCCATGACGCAGCAGAAGAGATCATGAATGAGACCTTGTATGGGGATAGTCTTAGGCTTCAACAAGTCTTGGCTGATTTCTTAGCCGTTTCAATGAATTTTATGCCAACCGGAGGCCAGCTTACTATTGCAGCCAATTTGACCAAAGATCAGTTAGGACAATCCGTTCATCTTGTGCATTTGGAGATCAG GATAACACATGCGGGTGGTGGGATTCCGGAAGGATTGCTGAACCAGATGTTTGGAAATGACATAGCCATATCCGAGGAGGGCATTGGCCTGCTCGTGAGCAGTAGACTGGTGAAGCTCATGAACGGAGATGTAAGGTATCTCAGGGAAGCGGGCAAGGCAACCTTTATCATATCCGTGGAACTTGCTGCTGCACACAAGTTGAGGTCCTAA
- the LOC117631030 gene encoding phytochrome A isoform X2, whose protein sequence is MSSSRPSDSSTNSGRSRHSARIIAQTTVDAKLHADFEESGSSFDYSNSVRVSGSVGGDQQPRADKVTTAYLHHIQKGKLIQPFGCLLALDEKTFKVIAYSENAPEMLTMVSHAVPSVGDYPVLGVGTDIRTIFTAPSASALHKALGFGEVSLLNPILVHCKTSGKPFYAITHRVTGSLIIDFEPVKPYEVPMTAAGALQSYKLAAKAIARLQSLPSGSMGRLCDTMVQEVFELTGYDRVMAYKFHDDDHGEVVSEITKPGLEPYLGLHYPSTDIPQASRFLFMKNKVRMIVDCCAKQVKVLQDEKLPFDLTLCGSTLRSPHSCHLQYMKNMESIASLVMAVVVNEGDDEVASPDSVQPQKRKRLWGLVVCHNTSPRFVPFPLRYACEFLAQVFAIHVNKEIELEDQMVEKNILRTQTLLCDMLLRDAPLGIVSQSPNIMDLVKCDGAALLYKSKIWRLGITPSDFQLHDIASWLAEYHMDSTGLSTDSLHDAGFPGALALGDVVCGMAAVRITSKDMLFWFRSHTAAEIRWGGAKHESGEKDDGWRMHPRSSFKAFLEVVKSRSLPWKDFEMDAIHSLQLILRNAFKDVETVDGNPNAIHVKLSDLKIEGMQELEAVTSEMVRLIETATVPILAVDVDGLVNGWNTKISELTGLSVDKAIGNHLLSLVEDSSTKMVKRMLDLALHGKEEQNIQFEIKTHGSRSDLGPISLVVNACASRDIRENVVGVCFVAQDITGQKTVMDKFTRIEGDYKAIVQNPNPLIPPIFGTDEFGWCSEWNPAMTKLTGWKREEVIDKMLLGEVFGINIACCPLKSQEAFVNLGIVLNHAMTGQVSEKVPFGFSARSGKHIECLLCVSKKLDSEGSVTGVFCFLQLASPELQQALHVQRLSEQTAVKRSKELSYIKRQIRNPLAGIMFSRKMMEGTELGTEQKQLLHTSAQCQHQLNKILDDSDLDTIIDGYLDLEMVEFTLHEVLLASVSQVMIKSNAKSIRIVHDAAEEIMNETLYGDSLRLQQVLADFLAVSMNFMPTGGQLTIAANLTKDQLGQSVHLVHLEIRITHAGGGIPEGLLNQMFGNDIAISEEGIGLLVSSRLVKLMNGDVRYLREAGKATFIISVELAAAHKLRS, encoded by the exons ATGTCTTCTTCAAGACCCAGCGACTCATCCACCAATTCAGGGCGGTCTAGACACAGTGCTAGAATTATTGCTCAGACAACTGTTGATGCCAAGCTGCATGCAGATTTTGAGGAGTCAGGTAGTTCCTTTGACTACTCGAACTCGGTGCGCGTTAGTGGTTCAGTTGGAGGGGATCAACAACCTAGGGCAGACAAAGTGACCACTGCTTATCTCCATCACATACAGAAAGGCAAGCTGATCCAGCCATTCGGATGCTTGCTAGCCTTAGATGAGAAAACTTTCAAGGTCATTGCATACAGTGAGAATGCCCCTGAAATGCTGACCATGGTCAGTCATGCAGTCCCAAGCGTTGGGGACTACCCTGTTCTTGGCGTAGGAACAGATATAAGAACAATTTTCACTGCCCCTAGTGCCTCTGCATTGCATAAGGCCCTTGGATTCGGAGAGGTTTCTCTCTTGAATCCCATCTTAGTCCATTGCAAGACCTCTGGCAAGCCTTTTTATGCAATAACCCATCGAGTAACGGGCAGTTTGATCATTGACTTCGAGCCAGTGAAGCCTTATGAAGTCCCTATGACTGCTGCTGGGGCCCTGCAGTCATACAAGCTGGCAGCTAAAGCAATTGCCCGATTGCAGTCTTTGCCTAGTGGGAGCATGGGGAGGCTTTGTGATACAATGGTCCAAGAGGTTTTTGAACTCACCGGTTATGACAGGGTGATGGCCTATAAATTTCATGATGATGATCATGGGGAAGTGGTCTCTGAGATTACGAAGCCTGGCCTGGAGCCGTATCTAGGTTTGCATTATCCATCCACTGACATACCTCAGGCTTCGCGGTTCCTATTTATGAAGAATAAGGTCCGAATGATTGTTGACTGTTGTGCAAAACAGGTGAAGGTGCTTCAAGATGAGAAGCTTCCATTTGATCTCACATTGTGCGGTTCAACCCTAAGATCCCCACATAGTTGCCATTTACAATATATGAAGAATATGGAATCTATTGCATCTCTTGTTATGGCAGTAGTGGTTAACGAGGGGGATGATGAGGTAGCCAGTCCTGATTCTGTTCAgcctcaaaaaagaaagagacttTGGGGTTTGGTAGTATGTCATAATACAAGTCCAAGATTTGTTCCTTTCCCTCTCAGGTATGCCTGTGAGTTTCTAGCTCAAGTATTTGCCATCCATGTCAATAAGGAAATAGAGTTGGAAGATCAGATGGTTGAGAAGAACATCCTGCGCACCCAAACGCTGTTGTGTGATATGTTGTTACGAGATGCACCCTTGGGTATTGTGTCACAGAGCCCTAATATTATGGATCTAGTGAAATGTGATGGAGCTGCCCTATTATACAAGAGCAAGATATGGAGACTTGGCATAACTCCAAGTGACTTCCAGCTTCATGACATAGCCTCGTGGCTCGCTGAGTACCATATGGATTCCACAGGTTTGAGTACGGATAGTTTGCATGACGCAGGGTTCCCAGGGGCTCTTGCTCTTGGTGATGTAGTATGTGGAATGGCAGCTGTGAGGATAACTTCCAAGGACATGCTATTCTGGTTTCGATCCCACACTGCGGCAGAAATTCGATGGGGTGGTGCAAAACATGAATCTGGTGAGAAGGATGATGGTTGGAGAATGCACCCTAGATCATCATTCAAGGCTTTCCTTGAAGTTGTCAAGTCAAGGAGCTTACCTTGGAAGGACTTTGAAATGGATGCAATTCATTCTTTGCAGCTTATTCTGAGGAATGCATTCAAAGATGTTGAAACTGTGGATGGAAACCCCAACGCAATCCATGTAAAGCTTAGTGACCTAAAAATTGAAGGCATGCAAGAACTGGAAGCAGTGACAAGCGAGATGGTCCGTTTGATTGAAACAGCCACAGTTCCAATTTTGGCGGTTGATGTTGATGGGCTGGTTAATGGTTGGAATACAAAAATTTCTGAGTTAACAGGTCTCTCTGTTGATAAAGCAATTGGAAACCATTTGCTCTCGCTCGTGGAAGATTCTTCAACTAAAATGGTGAAAAGGATGTTGGACTTGGCGTTGCATG GCAAAGAGGAACAAAACATCCAATTTGAGATAAAAACACATGGTTCTAGGAGTGACCTTGGTCCCATCAGCTTAGTTGTGAATGCTTGTGCCAGCAGAGACATTCGTGAAAATGTTGTGGGGGTTTGTTTTGTGGCCCAGGATATCACTGGTCAGAAGACTGTGATGGACAAGTTCACCCGGATTGAAGGTGATTACAAGGCAATTGTACAGAACCCAAACCCGTTGATCCCCCCAATATTTGGTACTGATGAATTTGGCTGGTGTTCTGAGTGGAATCCAGCGATGACGAAGTTAACTGGGTGGAAACGAGAGGAGGTAATAGATAAAATGCTGTTGGGGGAAGTTTTTGGGATCAACATAGCCTGTTGTCCTCTGAAGAGTCAAGAAGCTTTCGTAAATCTTGGTATTGTACTTAACCATGCCATGACAGGTCAGGTATCCGAAAAGGTTCCTTTTGGTTTCAGTGCTCGCAGTGGAAAGCACATAGAATGCCTGTTGTGTGTGAGCAAGAAATTGGACAGTGAGGGCTCAGTCACTGGGGTGTTTTGCTTCTTGCAGCTAGCTAGCCCAGAGCTGCAACAAGCACTCCATGTCCAGCGCTTGTCAGAACAAACTGCTGTGAAGAGATCGAAAGAATTGTCTTATATTAAAAGGCAGATCCGGAATCCTTTAGCTGGTATAATGTTTTCTCGGAAAATGATGGAGGGTACTGAGTTGGGAACAGAGCAAAAACAGCTTCTGCATACTAGTGCCCAGTGCCAGCACCAGCTCAACAAAATACTAGATGACTCGGATCTTGATACCATCATTGACGG CTACTTGGACCTGGAAATGGTGGAGTTCACTTTGCATGAAGTACTGCTTGCCTCAGTCAGTCAAGTAATGATTAAGAGCAATGCCAAGAGTATCCGGATTGTCCATGACGCAGCAGAAGAGATCATGAATGAGACCTTGTATGGGGATAGTCTTAGGCTTCAACAAGTCTTGGCTGATTTCTTAGCCGTTTCAATGAATTTTATGCCAACCGGAGGCCAGCTTACTATTGCAGCCAATTTGACCAAAGATCAGTTAGGACAATCCGTTCATCTTGTGCATTTGGAGATCAG GATAACACATGCGGGTGGTGGGATTCCGGAAGGATTGCTGAACCAGATGTTTGGAAATGACATAGCCATATCCGAGGAGGGCATTGGCCTGCTCGTGAGCAGTAGACTGGTGAAGCTCATGAACGGAGATGTAAGGTATCTCAGGGAAGCGGGCAAGGCAACCTTTATCATATCCGTGGAACTTGCTGCTGCACACAAGTTGAGGTCCTAA
- the LOC117632951 gene encoding rhicadhesin receptor-like: MAALLALLVLAFAMVFGNSAADPDLLQDICVADLAAGVKVNGFVCKDAANATAEDFFTAGLAKPGLTNNTFGSLVTAANVLKVPGLNTLGVSLARIDYAPGGINPPHTHPRATEIVFVLEGELDVGFITTANKLISKTIKKGEVFVFPKGLVHFQKNKGKVPAAVIAGFNSQLQGTVNIALTLFAATPDVPDHVLTQTFQVGTKEVEKIKSRLAPKA; encoded by the exons ATGGCGGCTCTCTTGGCACTACTTGTTCTGGCTTTTGCCATGGTCTTTGGCAACTCTGCTGCTGATCCTGACTTGCTTCAAGACATTTGTGTCGCCGACCTCGCTGCCG GGGTGAAAGTCAATGGGTTCGTCTGTAAGGACGCAGCAAATGCAACAGCAGAGGACTTCTTCACCGCTGGGCTAGCCAAACCAGGCCTCACCAACAACACCTTTGGCTCACTGGTGACTGCAGCCAATGTGCTCAAAGTCCCAGGCCTCAACACTCTCGGAGTCTCACTGGCTCGAATCGACTATGCCCCCGGTGGCATTAACCCACCTCACACTCACCCCAGAGCTACAGAAATTGTGTTTGTGCTTGAAGGTGAATTGGACGTTGGGTTTATAACCACAGCAAACAAGCTCATCTCCAAGACCATCAAGAAAGGTGAAGTCTTTGTGTTCCCGAAAGGGTTGGTTCACTTccagaaaaacaaagggaaagTGCCTGCTGCTGTGATAGCTGGATTTAACTCTCAGCTGCAGGGCACCGTGAACATTGCTCTCACATTGTTCGCCGCCACACCGGACGTGCCGGATCACGTCTTGACCCAGACATTCCAGGTCGGCACCAAGGAGGTTGAGAAAATCAAGTCAAGGCTTGCTCCCAAGGCCTAG